The genome window GACGTCACGTCCAAGCCGCCGGGCACCATCGAGTGGGAGTGAGCCCGCAGGTCACGTCCGTCTGAGAGTGCGCACCGGCTCTCCGGGCCTCCAGACCTGGACGACGAGGTACGTGTCGTCCTCGACGCAGGTCCTGACGACCTCCGTCAGCTCGGTGCGGAAGAGGTGGAACGGCTCCGGCGGTTCCACCTCTTTCACGTACGCGCCCTTGGTCCTGCCGTCCTCGACCTCCACGGCCCGCCCGCTGATCCGCACATCACCGCCGCCCATCCCGGTGCCCGGCCCCGGGTTCGCCTGGAGCGCGAAGCGGGGGTCGCGGCGCAGGTCGAGTGCCTTGAGCGAGCCGGGCATCATGCCGAGCCAGAGCTCGCCGTTCAGGAAGCGGACCTCCAGACCGGTGGTGCGGGGCGAGCCGTCCCTGCGCAGCGTCGCCAGGACGTGGTGAGTGAAGGAACCGAAGCGTTCCTCGACGGTCCGGGCCAGGTCCGGTTCCGCTTCGGCGAAGGCCGCCCAGCTCGTCGACATGCTCGTTGCTGCCATACGGCGAGTCTGACGCCGATACCCGACATCTTTTGTCGGGTATCGGATCCGCGGGGCGGGGTGTCGTATCCGCCGGTCTCGGGTGTCGGGTCCGCGGGGCTCGGGTGTCGGGCCCGCGGGGCTCGGGCCTGCGGGGGTTGGGCCTGCGGGGCT of Streptomyces cynarae contains these proteins:
- a CDS encoding pyridoxamine 5'-phosphate oxidase family protein → MSTSWAAFAEAEPDLARTVEERFGSFTHHVLATLRRDGSPRTTGLEVRFLNGELWLGMMPGSLKALDLRRDPRFALQANPGPGTGMGGGDVRISGRAVEVEDGRTKGAYVKEVEPPEPFHLFRTELTEVVRTCVEDDTYLVVQVWRPGEPVRTLRRT